From Nitrospirota bacterium, the proteins below share one genomic window:
- a CDS encoding Hsp20/alpha crystallin family protein — protein MDLMRGLLVRDTFRELEDMADRLNRLVAGSAGTRVGSQEAMARADWAPAVDVLETDTEFQIIAELPGMEKEDVKLSVEGGVLAISGRREPVKEEKGTRIHRIERASGSFLRSFSVPDTVDETKVTASYKNGILTVHLPKTEKAKPKSIEVKVE, from the coding sequence ATGGACCTGATGCGCGGCTTGCTTGTCCGAGATACCTTCCGCGAGTTGGAAGATATGGCCGACCGCCTCAACCGTCTGGTGGCCGGGAGTGCCGGGACCCGGGTCGGGAGCCAGGAAGCCATGGCTCGGGCCGACTGGGCTCCCGCCGTGGATGTCTTGGAGACCGACACGGAATTCCAGATCATCGCTGAGCTTCCCGGCATGGAAAAAGAGGACGTGAAGCTGTCCGTCGAAGGCGGGGTCTTGGCGATTTCCGGGCGACGGGAGCCGGTGAAGGAAGAGAAAGGAACGCGTATTCACCGCATTGAACGGGCGTCCGGCAGCTTTCTCCGGAGCTTTTCAGTGCCGGACACCGTGGATGAAACCAAGGTAACAGCGAGCTACAAAAACGGGATACTCACCGTGCATCTGCCGAAGACGGAAAAAGCCAAGCCCAAGTCGATCGAAGTCAAGGTCGAATAG
- a CDS encoding outer membrane beta-barrel protein encodes MIVGFRAGFSVLTQELRANTDTDVGSVVNVQGLYSLNKWLAAGLTLEWERRAVDLERPSVAFGHLDTVSVLPTVELRPTKYGPIAPYLSMGFGINVNSFGESTSNRVSPSNTFAWRLAWGGDYFVTSKVALNTEMAYKRNDGHVTIDGRRSDDWNASSFNFLFGVRAFF; translated from the coding sequence GTGATAGTCGGGTTTCGCGCGGGGTTTTCCGTGCTCACTCAAGAGTTGAGGGCCAACACGGACACGGATGTGGGATCGGTCGTCAACGTGCAGGGCCTGTATAGCCTGAATAAGTGGCTGGCGGCCGGCCTGACTCTCGAATGGGAGCGGCGCGCGGTTGATTTGGAGCGGCCCTCGGTCGCGTTCGGGCATCTGGATACCGTGTCGGTCTTGCCGACGGTCGAACTTCGGCCGACGAAATATGGTCCGATCGCTCCCTATCTCTCGATGGGATTCGGCATCAACGTCAACTCGTTTGGGGAGAGCACCAGCAACCGCGTGTCGCCGAGCAACACGTTCGCGTGGCGGCTTGCGTGGGGAGGGGATTACTTCGTGACGTCCAAGGTCGCGCTCAATACCGAAATGGCCTATAAGCGGAACGACGGCCACGTCACCATCGACGGCAGGCGGTCGGACGATTGGAACGCCTCGTCCTTCAACTTCCTGTTCGGGGTCCGCGCATTCTTCTGA
- a CDS encoding metal ABC transporter ATP-binding protein, whose translation MGIDRPIIRFDHATFGFPGVIALKEISLDIAEGEFVGVIGPNGSGKTTLCRAVLGLLRPLEGHLQIFDCACEELRCHHRARIGYLPQKGMIDRNFPVTVLEAVMMGRYGALGLFKRPSRRDRDIALEALAHVGMEHHRDTALGHLSGGQQQRVFIARALAQQPQVLLLDEPTTGLDITTQHNVVELVQQLHRELGLTVLLITHDINMIRSRVDRLVLLKTRLFAAGPPQDVLKPEILRQVYGKDVVITDRDMVIVEDYHHH comes from the coding sequence GTGGGTATCGACCGCCCCATCATCCGCTTCGACCACGCCACGTTCGGATTCCCCGGGGTGATCGCCCTCAAAGAGATTTCACTGGACATCGCAGAGGGCGAATTCGTCGGGGTGATCGGCCCGAACGGATCAGGAAAGACCACGCTCTGTCGGGCCGTCCTGGGTCTCCTGCGTCCCCTGGAAGGCCATCTGCAAATTTTCGATTGCGCCTGCGAGGAGCTGCGCTGTCACCATCGGGCCCGTATCGGCTATCTCCCGCAGAAGGGGATGATCGACCGGAACTTTCCGGTCACGGTGCTGGAAGCGGTGATGATGGGACGATACGGCGCGTTGGGGCTCTTCAAGCGGCCTTCCCGGCGGGACCGGGACATCGCCCTGGAAGCCCTTGCGCACGTGGGGATGGAACATCATCGCGACACGGCCCTGGGACACCTGTCGGGCGGGCAGCAGCAACGGGTCTTCATCGCGCGGGCCCTGGCCCAGCAACCGCAGGTTCTCTTGCTCGACGAGCCGACCACCGGGCTGGACATCACGACCCAGCACAACGTCGTGGAATTGGTGCAGCAGCTCCATCGGGAACTCGGGTTGACGGTCCTGCTCATCACGCACGATATCAACATGATCCGCTCGCGGGTGGATCGGCTCGTGCTGCTCAAGACCCGTCTGTTCGCCGCCGGCCCGCCTCAGGACGTGCTCAAACCCGAAATCCTCCGCCAGGTGTACGGCAAGGACGTGGTCATCACCGATCGCGATATGGTGATCGTCGAAGACTACCATCATCATTAG
- a CDS encoding GNAT family N-acetyltransferase, which produces MITFSDRKDIDPDQLVNLYRQAPWANERTADDARAMLAHTDVAVSAWDGPRLVGFGRVLTDYVYRASIWDVIVDKEYQGQDIGTEIMQRILNHPDLKRVELFWLCTRDKQTFYEKLGFSSKEQTGMVWARAKEAMLE; this is translated from the coding sequence ATGATCACCTTTTCCGACCGGAAGGATATCGACCCAGACCAGCTCGTCAACCTCTACCGGCAAGCGCCCTGGGCGAACGAGCGGACGGCTGACGACGCCCGCGCCATGCTGGCGCATACCGACGTGGCCGTGTCGGCCTGGGACGGTCCTCGGCTGGTCGGCTTCGGACGCGTGCTGACCGATTACGTGTACCGCGCCTCGATCTGGGACGTCATTGTGGACAAAGAGTACCAGGGACAGGATATCGGGACCGAGATCATGCAACGGATCCTGAATCATCCCGACCTCAAGCGGGTCGAGCTCTTCTGGCTGTGCACCCGGGACAAACAGACGTTTTACGAAAAACTGGGCTTCAGCTCCAAGGAGCAGACCGGGATGGTATGGGCCAGGGCCAAGGAGGCGATGCTGGAATAA
- a CDS encoding metal ABC transporter permease: MLTYDFMQRSLLAAALVGALCSVIGMFVVLRGLAFAGAGTAHAAFAGVALAYLMGWPPLALAILFGLATVWITGVIEEQGRMKLDVSIGILYTATMALAILFIGLMKGYNAEVYGYLFGSVLSVTPDELRMILALSLLVLGVIVLFSKELYFIAFDQEMAEASGVPARRMFFLLLTLVALTVVVSLKTVGAVLVFAMVLIPASTAYQLTHSLTHMTVYSVVIGVLCAVGGVLLSSLWDVPSGPAIVLLATAVFFLAVLFSPKRLRRVHAAPS, translated from the coding sequence ATGCTCACATATGACTTCATGCAACGCTCGCTGCTGGCGGCGGCATTGGTCGGGGCGTTGTGCTCGGTCATCGGCATGTTTGTCGTGTTGCGCGGGTTGGCCTTCGCCGGGGCGGGAACGGCGCACGCCGCATTCGCCGGCGTGGCGCTGGCCTACCTGATGGGTTGGCCGCCGCTGGCGCTGGCGATCCTTTTCGGGCTGGCGACGGTCTGGATCACCGGCGTCATCGAGGAACAGGGCCGGATGAAGCTGGATGTCTCGATCGGGATTCTGTACACGGCCACGATGGCCCTGGCCATTCTCTTCATCGGCCTGATGAAAGGCTATAACGCGGAGGTGTACGGCTATCTCTTCGGCAGCGTGCTCTCCGTGACGCCGGATGAGCTCCGGATGATTCTGGCGCTGAGCTTGTTGGTGCTGGGGGTGATCGTCCTGTTTTCGAAGGAACTGTACTTTATCGCGTTCGACCAGGAAATGGCGGAGGCTTCGGGGGTGCCGGCCAGGCGGATGTTCTTTTTGTTGTTGACGCTGGTCGCGCTGACGGTGGTCGTGTCGCTCAAGACAGTCGGCGCCGTCCTGGTGTTCGCGATGGTCCTCATTCCGGCATCGACCGCCTATCAGCTCACGCACAGCCTGACGCACATGACGGTGTATTCGGTGGTGATCGGCGTCCTGTGTGCGGTCGGCGGCGTCTTGCTGTCGTCCCTGTGGGATGTGCCGTCCGGACCGGCGATCGTGCTGCTGGCGACGGCGGTCTTCTTTCTGGCTGTGCTCTTTTCCCCGAAGCGGCTCCGGCGCGTCCACGCCGCGCCGTCGTAG
- a CDS encoding DUF2726 domain-containing protein, whose protein sequence is MKAHAEALLIGVGAVVVFGLIWRAWVVRRTGRVQTAAFTIPSGVSFVAQPLLTEAEAFLYNLIRLAVQDRFLVFAQVPLWSLVEIKGEDRKARSAVLGKLVLKRLDFVLVHPGTRTVVKVVELDEPLSSPQRRERDRLVEQVLQAAGIALIRLKTQKAYAVPVLSNLLGLDPPE, encoded by the coding sequence GTGAAGGCCCACGCGGAGGCTCTCCTTATCGGTGTCGGCGCAGTGGTTGTGTTCGGCCTCATCTGGCGCGCCTGGGTCGTCCGCCGGACCGGCCGTGTCCAGACCGCTGCGTTTACCATTCCGTCGGGGGTCTCGTTTGTGGCGCAGCCGCTGCTGACCGAGGCGGAAGCGTTCCTGTACAACCTGATCCGCCTGGCGGTCCAGGATCGGTTTTTGGTCTTCGCTCAGGTGCCCCTGTGGTCTCTGGTCGAGATCAAGGGCGAGGATCGAAAAGCCCGCTCCGCCGTGTTGGGCAAGCTTGTGCTCAAGCGGCTGGATTTCGTGTTGGTCCACCCGGGGACAAGGACCGTGGTGAAAGTCGTGGAGCTCGATGAGCCGTTGTCGTCACCGCAACGACGGGAACGGGATCGGTTGGTGGAGCAGGTGCTGCAGGCCGCCGGCATCGCGTTGATCCGGCTCAAAACACAGAAAGCATATGCCGTGCCCGTCTTGTCGAATCTGCTGGGATTGGATCCGCCCGAATAG
- a CDS encoding right-handed parallel beta-helix repeat-containing protein, giving the protein MEPTQPSHQEHGQPSSGAEGFVLHDPPPNPAGGRTLIVDAQGPRAYKRPSEALKEAGPQDQVFVRPGTYEDKLFIADRPIWLIGAGRDLVHIFSRRGGPLYLQRVPSGRISGITFRYVGSDQNAAMNILDSSCTITQCRATEGILSGVVIYGPNCRPVFLDNEVCRNRESGVFVFAGACPRVAHNRCFDNHHFGLAVRDPGTRPDFVRNLCRENMLSGILLFHHAEALVLNNTCRDNQHWGLVMTPECRPTPTGDHLLASNVLEPNPRGALFVTDKPLAEIGR; this is encoded by the coding sequence TTGGAACCGACGCAGCCGAGCCACCAGGAGCACGGGCAGCCTTCATCGGGCGCAGAAGGGTTTGTCCTGCACGATCCTCCTCCGAATCCCGCCGGCGGAAGAACCCTCATCGTGGACGCCCAGGGCCCCCGCGCCTATAAGAGGCCCAGCGAGGCCCTCAAGGAGGCCGGACCACAGGATCAAGTCTTCGTCCGTCCGGGCACCTATGAAGACAAGCTCTTCATCGCCGACCGTCCTATATGGCTGATCGGGGCGGGGCGCGACCTTGTGCACATTTTCAGTCGTCGCGGGGGCCCGCTGTATCTGCAGCGCGTCCCCTCAGGCCGGATCAGTGGGATCACGTTCCGTTATGTCGGCAGCGATCAGAATGCGGCGATGAACATTCTCGACTCGTCCTGCACGATCACCCAATGCCGCGCGACCGAGGGCATTCTCTCGGGCGTGGTCATCTACGGTCCCAACTGCCGGCCGGTCTTCCTCGACAACGAAGTGTGCCGGAACCGCGAATCCGGGGTGTTTGTGTTCGCCGGAGCCTGCCCTCGCGTGGCGCACAACCGGTGCTTCGACAATCACCATTTCGGCCTGGCGGTTCGGGATCCCGGCACCCGTCCCGACTTCGTCCGCAACCTCTGCCGGGAGAACATGCTGAGCGGCATTCTCCTGTTTCATCATGCCGAGGCCCTCGTCCTCAACAACACCTGTCGAGACAATCAGCATTGGGGGTTGGTGATGACGCCGGAGTGTCGGCCGACCCCGACGGGTGACCACCTGCTCGCTTCCAATGTGCTGGAACCCAACCCGCGTGGCGCACTCTTCGTAACCGATAAACCCCTGGCCGAGATCGGTCGGTAG
- a CDS encoding RluA family pseudouridine synthase — MTSATPLTTTELLITAGETPKRLDLFLANREPALSRSALQRLIEDGRIRINGRIVKPSHKIKPGDTIALEIPRPEPLELNPEPIPLEILHEDADLLVLNKPAGLVVHPAPGHWSGTLVNALLHHFGTEGGSISTIGGKERPGLVHRLDKDTSGVMVIAKTDPAHRSLAAQFKRHTIVRGYEALVWGVPKKPHGLIELAIGRDTKERKKFSSRTVRPKPSATEYHVVERFGQIAAHLNLVPRTGRTHQIRVHLASIGHPVLGDQTYGGRKVRALLDDLDIPRVMLHARTLGFSHPGTGLYREFTVPWPSDMEAVQQALRKVTRPPRHARPATAT; from the coding sequence ATGACTTCCGCGACCCCGCTTACCACAACAGAGCTTCTCATTACGGCGGGAGAAACCCCCAAGCGCCTTGATCTTTTTCTCGCCAACCGTGAACCGGCTTTGTCCCGCTCCGCCCTTCAGCGACTGATCGAAGACGGCCGCATCCGCATCAATGGCCGGATCGTCAAACCCAGCCACAAAATCAAGCCCGGCGACACGATCGCGCTGGAGATTCCTCGTCCGGAACCGTTGGAATTGAACCCGGAGCCCATTCCCCTTGAGATCCTCCATGAAGACGCCGACCTCCTGGTGCTCAATAAGCCGGCGGGATTGGTCGTTCACCCCGCGCCTGGCCACTGGAGCGGCACGCTCGTCAACGCGCTGCTCCATCATTTCGGAACCGAGGGCGGCTCGATTTCCACGATCGGCGGGAAGGAGCGGCCGGGGCTGGTGCACCGCCTGGACAAGGACACCTCCGGCGTCATGGTCATCGCCAAGACCGACCCGGCGCACCGAAGTCTGGCGGCCCAGTTCAAACGTCACACGATCGTACGGGGCTATGAGGCGTTGGTGTGGGGCGTCCCGAAGAAGCCCCACGGGCTCATCGAGCTGGCGATCGGGCGGGACACAAAAGAGCGGAAGAAATTCTCATCCCGCACCGTGCGGCCCAAGCCGTCGGCCACGGAGTACCACGTGGTCGAACGGTTCGGCCAAATCGCCGCGCACCTCAACCTCGTCCCCCGTACCGGCCGTACGCATCAGATCCGGGTGCATCTGGCCTCGATCGGTCATCCGGTGCTAGGCGACCAGACCTACGGCGGGCGGAAAGTCCGGGCGTTGTTGGATGACTTGGACATCCCGCGCGTGATGTTGCACGCGCGCACGCTGGGGTTCAGCCACCCTGGAACCGGCTTGTATCGGGAGTTCACGGTTCCGTGGCCGTCGGACATGGAGGCCGTTCAGCAGGCGCTGCGAAAGGTCACCCGGCCGCCGCGGCATGCCCGGCCGGCAACGGCAACTTGA
- a CDS encoding anhydro-N-acetylmuramic acid kinase produces MNVIGLMSGTSGDGVDAALVRIQGRGTALRVKPLAFRPHPYPPSLQRRIMEASTSGTVAEICHLNALLGELFAEAALGVILQAGLRPGDIHLIGSHGQTVHHLPRGVREPGIGLVRSTLQIAAPAVIAERTGVTTIADFRSRDLAAGGEGAPLTPYAHYLLLRHPRRSRLIVNLGGISNVTYLPRGGPLNSVRAFDTGPGNMVLDGLIQRLTKGRSTMDYGGRLAAKGRVDPRLLNELMAHPFLQRRPPKSTGREEFGEPVVARLLTVRRARQLSPADLLATCAMWTAQAVGGARRWLRGAVDEVVAGGGGVRNRTLMTYLASAFDPIPVKTFHDLGWDSKAFEAVAFALLAYQTMAGECANLPAVTGATHPVLLGAIVPGAPDWMTGVRRERRKR; encoded by the coding sequence ATGAACGTCATCGGCTTGATGTCCGGCACATCCGGCGACGGAGTGGATGCCGCGCTGGTCCGAATCCAGGGCCGGGGGACCGCCCTTCGCGTGAAGCCGCTCGCCTTTCGGCCGCATCCCTATCCGCCGTCGCTGCAGCGTCGAATCATGGAGGCCTCGACGTCCGGCACCGTCGCGGAGATCTGTCACCTGAACGCCTTGCTGGGCGAGCTGTTCGCGGAGGCCGCCTTGGGCGTCATCCTGCAAGCCGGCCTCAGGCCGGGCGACATTCACTTGATCGGATCCCACGGCCAGACCGTTCACCATCTGCCGAGAGGGGTCCGGGAACCGGGAATCGGCCTGGTGCGGTCCACGCTGCAAATCGCGGCCCCGGCCGTCATCGCGGAACGGACCGGCGTCACGACCATCGCCGACTTCCGGTCGCGCGATCTCGCCGCCGGCGGCGAAGGCGCCCCGCTGACGCCCTACGCCCACTATCTGCTGCTTCGGCATCCCCGCCGGTCCCGCCTGATCGTCAATCTCGGCGGCATTAGCAACGTCACCTACCTCCCGCGCGGAGGGCCTCTGAACTCGGTCCGCGCGTTCGACACCGGCCCGGGCAATATGGTGCTGGACGGTCTCATTCAGCGGCTGACGAAGGGACGATCGACGATGGACTATGGCGGGAGGCTTGCGGCCAAGGGCCGCGTGGACCCCCGACTGTTGAACGAACTCATGGCCCACCCGTTTCTTCAGCGACGACCGCCCAAGTCCACCGGTCGGGAAGAGTTCGGCGAACCGGTCGTGGCCAGGCTCCTGACCGTCCGGCGGGCGCGGCAACTCTCGCCTGCGGACTTGCTCGCCACCTGCGCCATGTGGACCGCGCAAGCCGTCGGCGGCGCGCGGCGGTGGCTGCGCGGCGCGGTGGACGAAGTCGTCGCCGGCGGCGGCGGCGTGCGCAATCGAACGTTGATGACCTATCTTGCGTCGGCGTTCGATCCGATTCCGGTGAAGACGTTTCACGATCTGGGCTGGGACAGCAAGGCGTTCGAAGCGGTCGCGTTCGCCCTATTGGCCTATCAGACGATGGCCGGTGAGTGTGCCAACCTCCCGGCCGTCACCGGCGCGACCCATCCGGTGCTGCTCGGCGCGATCGTTCCCGGGGCTCCAGACTGGATGACGGGCGTCCGCCGAGAACGCAGAAAGCGATAA
- a CDS encoding metal ABC transporter substrate-binding protein translates to MTVQRAPGGTLIEVVAPVKRKVARSPVIALTFMDPGATVRPMFFRPVTLAVWVIATFVARLSGASALPVASAEEPVNVVVTIPVLKDLTEHVGGLHVRVVSLLSGYESEHTYSPKPSDLMAVRKARLLFEVGLGLEVWVSSLVKNAGNPNLLVVTTSRGIGLIRDHQPHDGAARTGQEDSPAGNPHVWLDPENASIMMRHVTEALIKVDPEHAAEYRQNQAAYLRRLDEVRAELSERLRRVPDRRVIVHHPAWPYFARRFGIQVEGTILNQPGTEPSAHHLQILIARIKKERIKVIVSEAQLNQKIPEVLAKETGARVVVLTTLPGAIAGTETYLDMLRYNVLQLASALERP, encoded by the coding sequence GTGACGGTTCAGCGAGCACCGGGCGGTACGCTAATCGAAGTCGTCGCGCCGGTCAAGCGAAAGGTCGCTCGATCCCCCGTGATCGCGTTGACTTTCATGGACCCCGGTGCTACGGTCCGGCCCATGTTTTTCCGGCCTGTGACGCTCGCGGTGTGGGTGATCGCGACGTTCGTCGCCCGCCTCTCCGGCGCGTCAGCGCTCCCGGTTGCGTCCGCCGAGGAGCCGGTCAATGTGGTCGTCACGATTCCGGTTCTCAAGGATCTGACCGAACACGTCGGCGGCCTCCATGTGCGCGTGGTGTCGTTGTTGTCGGGGTACGAAAGCGAGCACACGTACTCTCCCAAGCCCAGCGATCTCATGGCGGTGCGCAAAGCCCGGCTCCTGTTCGAGGTAGGACTCGGGCTGGAGGTCTGGGTCTCGTCGCTCGTGAAGAACGCCGGCAATCCGAACCTGTTGGTGGTGACGACGTCGCGCGGAATCGGATTGATCCGCGATCATCAGCCGCACGACGGGGCGGCGAGGACCGGACAGGAGGACTCTCCGGCCGGCAATCCCCACGTGTGGCTGGACCCGGAAAACGCCTCGATCATGATGCGCCATGTGACCGAAGCCTTGATCAAGGTCGATCCGGAGCACGCAGCCGAGTATCGACAGAATCAAGCCGCCTACTTGCGCCGGCTCGACGAGGTGCGGGCCGAACTGTCGGAACGCCTCCGGCGCGTTCCCGACCGCCGGGTCATCGTCCACCATCCGGCGTGGCCTTACTTTGCCAGACGGTTCGGCATCCAGGTCGAAGGCACGATCCTGAATCAGCCGGGGACCGAGCCCTCGGCCCATCATCTCCAGATTCTCATCGCACGCATCAAGAAAGAGCGCATCAAGGTCATCGTCTCGGAAGCGCAGTTGAATCAAAAAATTCCCGAGGTTCTGGCCAAGGAAACGGGGGCGCGCGTCGTCGTCCTGACGACCCTCCCCGGCGCCATAGCGGGCACGGAGACCTACCTCGACATGCTTCGTTATAATGTGCTCCAATTGGCCAGTGCGCTGGAGAGGCCGTAG
- the ybgF gene encoding tol-pal system protein YbgF, whose amino-acid sequence MMTSVRWMMLTVLLLAGTSIDHPLQAAPAQTQDASRRLYDRVMEEFRRKDYEAALAGFRLFLELHGQSALAANAHFWIGECQFRLGRYKDALASFYNVVSYYPLSAKLASATWRIGLAHAKLGDHEKARLMYERVVNDFPDSAEAEWARKALETVAAKDDALQE is encoded by the coding sequence ATGATGACATCGGTCCGATGGATGATGCTGACGGTGCTCTTGTTAGCGGGGACGTCGATCGATCACCCGCTGCAGGCCGCCCCGGCACAAACGCAGGATGCATCGCGTCGCCTCTATGATCGCGTGATGGAAGAATTCCGTCGCAAAGACTACGAAGCGGCGCTGGCGGGTTTCCGGCTGTTCTTGGAACTGCATGGGCAATCGGCTCTGGCGGCCAATGCGCATTTTTGGATCGGGGAATGTCAATTCCGGTTGGGTCGATATAAAGACGCGCTCGCGTCTTTTTACAACGTGGTGTCGTACTATCCGCTGAGTGCGAAGCTGGCTTCGGCCACCTGGCGAATCGGCCTGGCCCACGCCAAGCTCGGCGATCACGAGAAGGCGAGGCTGATGTACGAACGCGTGGTGAACGACTTCCCCGACAGCGCCGAAGCGGAGTGGGCGCGCAAGGCGCTCGAGACCGTTGCGGCCAAGGACGACGCCTTGCAGGAATGA
- a CDS encoding GGDEF domain-containing response regulator, with protein sequence MVRVLLIEDNPVDAQLTQDILAEWAADRFDLTRVGTLGEGLARLARDRFDAVLLDLSLPDAQGLNTVTQVLATSPGIPIVVLTGYDDQELALQAVQQGAQDYLVKGQAQADLLSRAIRYAIERKRTEERLTYLAQYDQLTGLVNRTLFRDRLLLALARSKRKQQPLGLMLLDLDRFKAVNDTCGHDAGDQLLKAVADRFRGCVREVDTVARMGGDEFAMILEGVSGEQDIVTVAQRIVQAISEPFLIDGQPQSVGVSIGITVYPQDDRSVDELLKHADAAMYRAKQRGGNTFQFHPIDESRPFTVSSSQGRRPQA encoded by the coding sequence ATGGTCAGGGTGCTGCTGATCGAAGACAACCCGGTCGACGCCCAGCTTACACAGGATATTCTTGCGGAATGGGCTGCCGATCGATTTGACCTGACGCGTGTCGGGACCCTCGGTGAAGGGCTGGCACGCCTGGCGCGCGACCGATTCGACGCCGTCCTGCTCGATCTCTCCCTTCCGGATGCGCAGGGACTCAACACCGTGACCCAGGTTCTGGCGACCAGCCCCGGCATTCCGATCGTCGTGCTCACCGGCTATGACGATCAGGAACTCGCGCTTCAAGCCGTTCAACAAGGCGCCCAGGATTACCTTGTCAAGGGTCAGGCGCAGGCCGATTTGCTGTCGCGGGCGATCCGTTATGCGATTGAGCGGAAACGAACAGAGGAGCGGCTGACCTACCTCGCGCAATACGATCAGTTGACCGGCCTGGTCAATCGCACGCTCTTCAGGGACCGGCTTCTCCTGGCTCTGGCGCGGAGCAAGCGTAAACAGCAACCGTTGGGGTTGATGTTGTTGGATCTGGATCGGTTCAAAGCCGTGAATGACACGTGTGGCCATGATGCGGGCGACCAGTTGCTCAAAGCCGTCGCAGATCGGTTCAGGGGTTGCGTGCGCGAGGTAGACACGGTCGCCCGGATGGGCGGAGACGAATTCGCCATGATTCTGGAGGGAGTCTCCGGCGAGCAGGATATCGTGACGGTCGCCCAGCGCATTGTGCAGGCCATCAGCGAGCCGTTTTTGATCGACGGGCAGCCTCAGTCCGTCGGTGTCAGCATCGGGATCACCGTCTATCCCCAGGATGACCGGAGCGTTGACGAACTGCTGAAGCACGCGGACGCCGCCATGTACCGCGCGAAGCAGCGGGGCGGCAACACCTTCCAGTTTCACCCGATCGACGAGAGCCGCCCCTTCACCGTCTCCTCTTCCCAAGGCCGGCGACCGCAAGCCTGA